A genome region from Carya illinoinensis cultivar Pawnee chromosome 2, C.illinoinensisPawnee_v1, whole genome shotgun sequence includes the following:
- the LOC122300750 gene encoding putative calcium-transporting ATPase 13, plasma membrane-type yields the protein MSSFSLASLEPLQSLLHARPTLSKPINRWRTAFVTIYCSRAVLSFYKNSLTHKKNTMVSRHSSFFVVDLKLDNNSKIDQTTLNDLVKEKNVGGLKNIGGIRGVASNLETDVEFGIRADVEDIARRHKAFGSNTYKRPPTKSFFHFVVEAFKDLTIFILLGCASLSLAFGIKQHGIKEGWYDGGSIFVAIFLVIAVSAISNFKQNRQFDKLSKVSNNIQVEVVRAGRRQQISVFDIVVGDVVCLKIGDQVPADGLFLDGHSLQVDESSMTGESEHVEVNCSHPFLVSGTKVADGYARMLVTSVGMNTTWGEMMSSINRDTNEQTPLQARLNKLTSSIGKVGLAVAFLVLVVLLVRYFTGKTEDENGNREFNGSKTKADDVVNAVVAIVATAVTIIVVAIPEGLPLAVTLTLAYSMKRMMADQAMVRKLSACETMGSATTICTDKTGTLTMNLMKVTQFWLGEESFATDVHSSIAPCILDLVHEGVALNTTGSVYRPPLGFEIEVSGSPTEKAILSWSVLELNMEMEQMKESCTILFVEAFNSQKKRSGVLMRRKVDNTTHMHWKGAAEMILQMCSSYYDASGNIKDIDDGKMLKFEQIIQGMAASSLRCIAFAHKQISEEDNEDGEEHKKLKEDGLTLLGLVGLKDPCRPGAMQAVEDCQNAGVNIKMITGDNVFTAKAIATECGILRPGQDMYSGAVVEGVEFRNYTPEERLEKVENICVMARSSPFDKLLMVECLKQKGHVVAVTGDGTNDAPALKEANIGLSMGIQGTEVAKESSDIVILDDNFTSVATVLKWGRCVYNNIQKFIQFQLTVNVAALVINFVAAVSAGEVPLTAVQLLWVNLIMDTLGALALATEKPTKELMEKPPVGWTKPLITNIMWRNLLAQALYQIAILLTLQFRGESIFGVTAKVNDTLIFNTFVLCQVFNEFNARKLEKKNVFKGIHRNRLFLGIIAITIVLQVVMVEFLKKFADTERLNWVQWSACIGVAAISWPIGWFVKWIPVPERPLFSYLKMKKKQGLPLKFSHLF from the coding sequence ATGTCTAGCTTTTCATTAGCAAGCTTGGAACCACTTCAGTCTTTACTCCATGCACGCCCCACCCTTAGCAAACCCATCAATAGATGGCGCACGGCTTTTGTGACCATCTATTGTTCTAGAGCCGTGctatcattttacaaaaattctcTAACccacaagaaaaatacaatggTTTCACGCCATTCTTCTTTCTTCGTTGTGGACCTCAAACTGGACAACAATTCCAAAATTGATCAAACTACTCTCAATGATCTTGTCAAAGAGAAAAATGTTGGAGGCCTAAAAAATATTGGAGGAATTCGAGGAGTGGCATCTAATCTTGAAACTGATGTTGAATTTGGGATTCGTGCTGATGTTGAAGACATTGCTCGCCGACATAAGGCCTTTGGGTCAAACACGTACAAAAGACCACCTACAAAGAGCTTCTTCCATTTCGTAGTGGAAGCCTTCAAGGATCTTACCATTTTTATCCTCTTAGGCTGTGCTTCACTTTCCCTTGCATTTGGTATAAAACAGCATGGAATAAAAGAAGGATGGTACGATGGTGGAAGCATATTTGTTGCTATATTTCTTGTCATTGCTGTTTCTGCCATTAGTAACTTCAAGCAAAATAGACAATTCGACAAGTTATCCAAAGTCAGCAACAATATCCAAGTTGAAGTTGTGAGGGCTGGGCGACGTCAACAGATTTCAGTATTTGACATTGTTGTCGGAGATGTTGTTTGCTTAAAGATTGGAGATCAAGTTCCTGCAGACGGGCTATTCTTAGATGGACACTCATTGCAAGTGGACGAATCTAGCATGACAGGGGAGAGTGAGCATGTTGAGGTAAACTGTAGTCATCCATTCTTGGTTTCCGGTACAAAGGTTGCTGATGGGTATGCCCGAATGCTTGTCACTTCTGTTGGCATGAACACGACGTGGGGTGAGATGATGAGCTCGATCAACCGTGACACCAACGAACAGACACCTTTACAAGCTCGACTCAACAAGCTAACTTCATCAATAGGTAAGGTTGGATTGGCAGTTGCTTTCCTAGTTCTTGTAGTCTTGTTGGTTCGATACTTCACCGGAAAAACAGAAGACGAGAATGGAAATAGGGAGTTCAATGGCAGCAAGACCAAGGCCGATGACGTCGTGAATGCTGTGGTGGCGATTGTAGCTACAGCAGTTACTATAATTGTGGTTGCAATTCCAGAAGGTTTGCCCCTTGCTGTCACACTAACACTCGCTTATTCCATGAAGAGAATGATGGCCGATCAGGCAATGGTGCGGAAGCTCTCTGCATGTGAGACAATGGGCTCTGCCACCACCATTTGCACTGACAAAACAGGCACTCTCACGATGAACCTAATGAAGGTGACACAGTTTTGGTTAGGGGAAGAATCTTTTGCAACAGATGTCCACTCATCAATTGCTCCATGTATTCTTGACTTGGTCCATGAAGGAGTTGCTCTAAACACAACCGGCAGTGTTTACAGGCCGCCTTTAGGATTTGAAATCGAGGTCTCAGGTAGTCCCACTGAAAAAGCAATTCTTTCTTGGTCTGTTCTGGAGCTGAACATGGAAATGGAGCAAATGAAGGAAAGTTGCACGATTCTTTTTGTTGAAGCATTCAATTCCCAGAAGAAAAGAAGTGGGGTCTTGATGAGGAGAAAGGTAGACAACACAACTCATATGCATTGGAAAGGAGCTGCGGAGATGATACTGCAGATGTGTTCAAGTTACTATGATGCCTCTGGAAATATCAAAGATATAGATGATGGTAAAATGCTGAAATTTGAGCAAATTATTCAAGGTATGGCAGCTAGTAGCCTCCGATGCATTGCTTTTGCTCATAAGCAGATTTCAGAAGAAGATAACGAAGATGGCGAAGAACATAAAAAGCTCAAAGAAGATGGTTTGACCCTTTTGGGACTGGTGGGACTTAAGGACCCATGTCGTCCAGGGGCGATGCAAGCTGTGGAAGATTGCCAAAATGCTGGTGTGAACATCAAAATGATCACAGGAGACAATGTTTTCACAGCAAAAGCTATAGCAACAGAATGTGGGATTCTAAGGCCTGGACAGGACATGTATAGCGGAGCAGTGGTAGAAGGCGTGGAATTCAGAAACTACACACCAGAGGAGAGACTGGAGAAAGTCGAAAACATTTGTGTGATGGCAAGATCCTCTCCTTTCGACAAACTTCTGATGGTAGAATGCTTGAAACAAAAAGGCCATGTGGTTGCAGTTACCGGAGACGGCACAAATGATGCACCAGCATTAAAAGAAGCAAATATAGGACTTTCAATGGGGATCCAAGGCACTGAGGTTGCCAAGGAGAGCTCAGACATCGTCATTCTAGATGATAATTTTACTTCGGTGGCCACAGTTCTCAAGTGGGGAAGGTGTGTCTATAACAACATCCAGAAGTTCATCCAATTCCAACTCACTGTAAACGTTGCTGCTCTTGTTATCAACTTTGTAGCAGCAGTTTCTGCAGGTGAAGTCCCATTAACAGCAGTGCAATTATTGTGGGTGAATCTGATTATGGACACGTTGGGTGCCTTGGCTCTTGCAACAGAGAAGCCCACCAAGGAGCTGATGGAGAAACCACCTGTGGGCTGGACTAAGCCACTTATTACCAACATTATGTGGAGAAACTTGTTGGCCCAAGCTTTATATCAGATAGCCATCCTTTTGACCTTGCAATTTAGAGGTGAATCAATCTTTGGGGTGACTGCGAAGGTAAATGACACCttgatttttaatacttttgttctttgccAAGTCTTCAATGAATTCAATGCAAGAAAACTCGAGAAGAAGAATGTGTTCAAGGGGATACACAGGAACAGGTTGTTCTTGGGGATCATTGCGATAACCATAGTCCTTCAGGTGGTCATGGTGgagtttttaaagaaatttgcaGATACAGAAAGGTTGAATTGGGTGCAATGGAGTGCATGCATTGGAGTTGCAGCAATTTCTTGGCCTATCGGTTGGTTTGTCAAGTGGATACCTGTTCCAGAGAGACCACTTTTCAGCTacctaaaaatgaaaaagaaacaaggaCTTCCACTCAAATTTTCCCATCTTTTTTAA